The Nocardioides pantholopis genome window below encodes:
- a CDS encoding glycosyl hydrolase family 18 protein: MPFRLAVGALVTASLLTAALPALTPAPARAAAAQPEPAVTGYALGDTPGAVVRRDAAGLQTLTVVASALRRDGRGVSRPGAGPVRLVRAAHRHGLRAELLVNNYSNRLGGFDRIAARRLLRHPDRVRAVAGRLARFATGQGWDGVNLDLELLGRRDADGLVLLATELQRRMPERLTVSVDVSARTSVSGYRRAGYRLGPLGRAADVVQLMAYDLHGPSWSGPGPIGPLRWQRRVLGALLSRVPADRVDLGVAGYGYTWPRRGTRRVGRSIDVAQARRLARRDGVRPRWDARSGEWTARLSDGTRLWWSDRRSWRLRTRLARDRGLHGLALWRLGSADPLR; the protein is encoded by the coding sequence GTGCCCTTCCGCCTCGCCGTCGGCGCTCTCGTGACCGCCTCGCTGCTGACGGCCGCCCTCCCGGCCCTGACGCCTGCGCCTGCCCGGGCCGCTGCTGCCCAGCCGGAGCCCGCCGTCACCGGCTACGCCCTGGGCGACACCCCCGGGGCCGTCGTACGCCGGGACGCCGCGGGCCTCCAGACGCTGACCGTCGTCGCCAGCGCGCTGCGCCGCGACGGGCGCGGGGTGAGCCGGCCGGGGGCCGGGCCGGTGCGACTGGTGCGCGCCGCCCACCGGCACGGGCTGCGCGCGGAGCTGCTGGTGAACAACTACAGCAACCGGCTCGGCGGCTTCGACCGGATCGCCGCGCGGCGGCTGCTGCGCCACCCCGACCGGGTGCGGGCGGTCGCGGGCCGGCTGGCCCGGTTCGCGACCGGCCAGGGCTGGGACGGGGTGAACCTGGACCTGGAGCTCCTGGGCCGTCGCGACGCCGACGGCCTGGTGCTCCTCGCCACCGAGCTCCAGCGCCGGATGCCCGAGCGGCTGACGGTCTCCGTCGACGTCTCGGCGCGGACGTCGGTCTCCGGCTACCGCCGCGCGGGCTACCGGCTCGGACCGCTGGGCCGAGCGGCGGACGTGGTCCAGCTGATGGCCTACGACCTGCACGGCCCGAGCTGGTCGGGCCCCGGCCCGATCGGCCCGCTGCGGTGGCAGCGGCGGGTCCTCGGAGCCCTGCTCTCCCGGGTGCCGGCGGACCGGGTGGACCTGGGAGTCGCGGGCTACGGCTACACCTGGCCCCGCCGCGGCACCCGGCGGGTCGGGCGCAGCATCGACGTGGCCCAGGCCCGTCGCCTCGCGCGCCGCGACGGCGTACGACCCCGATGGGACGCGCGCAGCGGCGAGTGGACCGCCCGCCTCTCCGACGGCACCCGGCTGTGGTGGTCGGACCGCCGCTCGTGGCGCCTCCGCACCCGGCTCGCCCGGGACCGCGGCCTGCACGGCCTCGCCCTCTGGCGCCTCGGCTCCGCCGACCCCCTCCGCTGA
- a CDS encoding YjbQ family protein, which produces MDSETRSYRTGGRDVVLDLTDDCASWVAGRGDGLLNLFVPHATAGLAILETGSGSDDDLLAALADLLPADERWRHRHGAPGHGRSHVMPALVPPYATVPVLDGRLALGTWQSICLVDLNVDNPDREVRFSFLPG; this is translated from the coding sequence ATGGACTCGGAGACCAGGAGCTACCGGACCGGTGGCCGTGATGTCGTGCTGGACCTCACCGACGACTGCGCGTCGTGGGTGGCGGGCCGCGGCGACGGCCTGCTGAACCTGTTCGTGCCGCACGCGACGGCCGGCCTGGCGATCCTGGAGACCGGGAGCGGCAGCGACGACGACCTGCTGGCCGCCCTGGCCGACCTGCTGCCCGCGGACGAGCGCTGGCGCCACCGGCACGGCGCCCCGGGACACGGTCGGTCGCACGTGATGCCGGCCCTGGTCCCGCCGTACGCCACCGTGCCGGTGCTCGACGGGCGTCTCGCCCTCGGCACCTGGCAGAGCATCTGCCTGGTCGACCTCAACGTCGACAACCCCGACCGCGAGGTCCGCTTCAGCTTCCTTCCCGGCTGA
- a CDS encoding DUF3105 domain-containing protein, whose product MVGAAVLVPVLLSSEEPAKAEDDGTAPDLSEVGSWDDLSVLHTEDDVDYPQVPPAGGPHDPRWLECGVYDAPVRDEHAVHSLEHGTVWLTHDADLPDEQVEALAELLPDNGILSPYDGLPSPVVVTVWGRQLALDDADDPRLALFLEEYGNGETAPEPFASCAGGVTDPGGEPGRPV is encoded by the coding sequence GTGGTCGGTGCCGCCGTGCTGGTGCCGGTGCTGCTCAGCAGCGAGGAGCCCGCTAAGGCCGAGGACGACGGGACGGCGCCCGACCTCAGCGAGGTCGGGAGCTGGGACGACCTCTCGGTGCTGCACACCGAGGACGACGTCGACTACCCGCAGGTGCCGCCGGCCGGTGGCCCGCACGACCCCCGCTGGCTGGAGTGCGGCGTCTACGACGCGCCGGTGCGCGACGAGCACGCGGTCCACTCGCTGGAGCATGGGACGGTCTGGCTGACCCACGACGCCGACCTGCCCGACGAGCAGGTCGAGGCGCTCGCGGAGCTGCTCCCCGACAACGGGATCCTCTCGCCGTACGACGGGCTGCCGTCGCCGGTGGTGGTGACGGTCTGGGGCCGCCAGCTCGCCCTCGACGACGCCGACGACCCGCGGCTGGCGCTGTTCCTGGAGGAGTACGGCAACGGCGAGACCGCCCCGGAGCCGTTCGCCTCCTGCGCCGGCGGGGTCACCGATCCCGGCGGCGAGCCGGGGCGGCCGGTCTGA
- a CDS encoding thiamine-binding protein — protein sequence MLVAFSVAPTVSDREDGSVADAVAAAVRVVRDSGLPNRTDAMFTTLEGEWDEVMAVVKRAVEVVAEVSPRVGLVLKADIRPGYTGQLTAKVERVERALEG from the coding sequence GTGCTTGTTGCCTTCTCCGTCGCGCCCACCGTCTCCGACCGCGAGGACGGCTCGGTCGCCGATGCGGTGGCCGCCGCCGTCCGCGTCGTCCGGGACTCCGGGCTGCCGAACCGCACCGACGCCATGTTCACGACGCTCGAGGGGGAGTGGGACGAGGTGATGGCAGTCGTCAAGCGGGCCGTCGAGGTCGTCGCCGAGGTCTCGCCCCGGGTCGGCCTGGTCCTCAAGGCCGACATCCGACCCGGGTACACCGGCCAGCTGACCGCCAAGGTCGAGCGGGTCGAGCGCGCCCTGGAGGGCTGA
- a CDS encoding aconitate hydratase, translating into MLAVASQDSFGAKGTLDVDGKSYEIFRLGAVEGEGLDVESLPFSLKVLLENLLRTEDGADITAEDIKAIAGWDASAHPSEEIQFTPARVIMQDFTGVPCVVDLATMREAMAELGGDPAKINPLAPAEMVIDHSVIADVFGTPEAFERNVEIEYERNRERYQFLRWGQGAFDDFKVVPPGTGIVHQVNIEHLARTVFTREVDGVLQAYPDTCVGTDSHTTMVNGIGVVGWGVGGIEAEAAMLGQPVSMLIPRVVGFKLSGDLPEGSTATDLVLTITEMLRKHGVVGKFVEFYGPGVSVLPLANRATIGNMSPEFGSTIAVFPIDEETVNYLRLTGRSEEQLALVEAYAKEQGLWHDPSAEPRYSEKLELDLATVVPSIAGPKRPQDRIEVTDAKASFRASLKDYVVGEEENGYDESVAETFPASDPATSNGSGTAAPPTDHLSAASSDGGRPSSPVEVTLEDGTKFTLDHGAVAIAAITSCTNTSNPSVMIGAALLAKKAVEKGLSRKPWVKTTLAPGSKVVSDYYEKAGLTPYLDKLGFNLVGYGCTTCIGNSGPLIPEVSAAVNEKDLSVVSVLSGNRNFEGRINPDVKMNYLASPPLVVAYALAGSMDVDLFTDPLGQDTDGNDVFLKDIWPSPREVEETIAGALTSEMFGDSYADVFAGDEQWRSLPTPEGKTFEWEAESTYVRKPPYFDGMPAEPEPVADIAGARVLLKLGDSVTTDHISPAGAIKKDSPAGRYLAEHGVQQRDFNSYGSRRGNHEVMIRGTFANIRLRNQLAPGTEGGVTRDFTNGGEVTSVFEASENYLAAGTPLVVLAGKEYGSGSSRDWAAKGTSLLGVKAVIAESYERIHRSNLIGMGVIPLQFPEGQSAESLGLTGEEEFSITGITELNEGRTPKTVKVKAGDVEFDAVVRIDTPGEANYYRNGGIMQYVLRSLRNKG; encoded by the coding sequence ATGTTGGCTGTGGCCAGTCAGGACAGCTTCGGTGCCAAGGGCACCCTGGACGTGGACGGGAAGTCCTACGAGATCTTCCGTCTCGGCGCGGTGGAGGGCGAGGGTCTCGACGTCGAGTCGCTGCCCTTCAGCCTCAAGGTGCTGCTGGAGAACCTGCTCCGCACCGAGGACGGCGCGGACATCACCGCCGAGGACATCAAGGCGATCGCCGGCTGGGACGCGAGCGCCCACCCGAGCGAGGAGATCCAGTTCACGCCCGCCCGCGTGATCATGCAGGACTTCACCGGCGTCCCGTGCGTCGTCGACCTCGCCACGATGCGCGAGGCGATGGCCGAGCTCGGCGGCGACCCGGCCAAGATCAACCCGCTCGCCCCGGCCGAGATGGTCATCGACCACTCGGTCATCGCCGACGTCTTCGGGACCCCCGAGGCGTTCGAGCGCAACGTGGAGATCGAGTACGAGCGCAACCGCGAGCGCTACCAGTTCCTGCGCTGGGGCCAGGGCGCCTTCGACGACTTCAAGGTCGTCCCCCCGGGCACCGGCATCGTGCACCAGGTCAACATCGAGCACCTGGCCCGCACCGTCTTCACCCGTGAGGTCGACGGCGTGCTGCAGGCCTACCCCGACACCTGCGTCGGCACCGACTCCCACACCACGATGGTCAACGGCATCGGCGTGGTCGGCTGGGGCGTCGGCGGCATCGAGGCCGAGGCCGCGATGCTCGGCCAGCCGGTCTCGATGCTCATCCCGCGGGTCGTGGGCTTCAAGCTCTCGGGCGACCTGCCCGAGGGCTCGACCGCGACCGACCTGGTGCTCACGATCACCGAGATGCTGCGCAAGCACGGCGTCGTCGGCAAGTTCGTGGAGTTCTACGGCCCCGGTGTCTCCGTGCTGCCGCTGGCCAACCGCGCCACGATCGGCAACATGAGCCCGGAGTTCGGCTCCACGATCGCCGTCTTCCCGATCGACGAGGAGACCGTCAACTACCTGCGGCTCACCGGTCGCTCCGAGGAGCAGCTCGCGCTCGTCGAGGCGTACGCCAAGGAGCAGGGCCTCTGGCACGACCCGTCGGCCGAGCCGCGCTACTCCGAGAAGCTCGAGCTGGACCTGGCCACGGTCGTCCCCTCGATCGCCGGCCCGAAGCGTCCGCAGGACCGCATCGAGGTCACCGACGCCAAGGCGTCCTTCCGCGCGTCCCTCAAGGACTACGTGGTGGGCGAGGAGGAGAACGGCTACGACGAGTCCGTCGCCGAGACCTTCCCGGCCTCCGACCCGGCCACGAGCAACGGCAGCGGCACCGCCGCGCCGCCGACCGACCACCTCTCCGCCGCCTCCAGCGACGGCGGCCGGCCGAGCAGCCCGGTCGAGGTCACCCTCGAGGACGGCACCAAGTTCACCCTGGACCACGGTGCGGTCGCGATCGCGGCGATCACGTCGTGCACCAACACCTCCAACCCGTCGGTGATGATCGGCGCGGCGCTGCTGGCCAAGAAGGCAGTCGAGAAGGGCCTGTCCCGCAAGCCGTGGGTCAAGACCACGCTCGCCCCCGGCTCGAAGGTCGTCTCGGACTACTACGAGAAGGCCGGCCTCACGCCGTACCTCGACAAGCTCGGGTTCAACCTCGTGGGCTACGGCTGCACCACCTGCATCGGCAACTCCGGCCCGCTGATCCCCGAGGTCTCCGCCGCTGTCAACGAGAAGGACCTCTCGGTCGTCTCGGTGCTCTCGGGCAACCGGAACTTCGAGGGCCGGATCAACCCCGACGTGAAGATGAACTACCTCGCGTCCCCGCCGCTGGTCGTCGCCTACGCGCTGGCCGGTTCCATGGACGTCGACCTGTTCACCGACCCGCTGGGCCAGGACACCGACGGCAACGACGTCTTCCTCAAGGACATCTGGCCCTCGCCGCGCGAGGTCGAGGAGACCATCGCCGGGGCGCTGACCTCCGAGATGTTCGGGGACAGCTACGCCGACGTGTTCGCCGGTGACGAGCAGTGGCGCTCGCTGCCGACCCCCGAGGGCAAGACCTTCGAGTGGGAGGCGGAGTCCACCTACGTCCGCAAGCCCCCGTACTTCGACGGCATGCCCGCCGAGCCGGAGCCGGTCGCGGACATCGCCGGCGCCCGGGTGCTGCTCAAGCTGGGCGACTCGGTCACCACCGACCACATCAGCCCGGCCGGTGCGATCAAGAAGGACAGCCCGGCCGGCCGCTACCTCGCCGAGCACGGCGTGCAGCAGCGCGACTTCAACTCCTACGGCTCGCGCCGCGGCAACCACGAGGTGATGATCCGCGGCACGTTCGCGAACATCCGCCTGCGCAACCAGCTCGCGCCGGGCACCGAGGGCGGCGTCACCCGCGACTTCACCAACGGTGGCGAGGTCACCTCGGTCTTCGAGGCGTCCGAGAACTACCTGGCCGCGGGCACCCCGCTGGTGGTCCTGGCCGGCAAGGAGTACGGCTCCGGCTCCTCGCGCGACTGGGCCGCCAAGGGCACCTCGCTGCTGGGCGTCAAGGCCGTCATCGCCGAGTCCTACGAGCGCATCCACCGCTCGAACCTGATCGGCATGGGCGTCATCCCGCTGCAGTTCCCCGAGGGCCAGAGCGCCGAGAGCCTCGGCCTGACCGGTGAGGAGGAGTTCTCCATCACCGGCATCACCGAGCTCAACGAGGGCCGCACGCCGAAGACCGTCAAGGTCAAGGCCGGCGACGTGGAGTTCGACGCGGTCGTCCGCATCGACACCCCGGGTGAGGCGAACTACTACCGCAACGGCGGCATCATGCAGTACGTGCTGCGCAGCCTGCGCAACAAGGGCTGA
- a CDS encoding dihydrofolate reductase family protein — protein sequence MRQLIVTEFISIDGVVEAPGGEPGHRSAGWTLKDIEFDPDSYELKASEQEETTALLLGRTSYEAFAPVWPTMAEFAEYNAMPRYVVSTTLEGDDPRWPATVLRSLDDVAALKRTEGGPIAVHGSASLARSLADADLVDRYHLLVFPVLLGAGKRLFSETDRDKTMLRLVDSTSYPNGIQKQVLEVVH from the coding sequence ATGCGCCAGTTGATCGTCACCGAGTTCATCTCCATCGACGGCGTGGTGGAGGCACCGGGCGGCGAGCCCGGCCACCGCAGCGCCGGGTGGACGCTCAAGGACATCGAGTTCGACCCCGACTCCTACGAGCTCAAGGCCAGCGAGCAGGAGGAGACGACGGCGCTGCTGCTGGGCCGCACCAGTTACGAGGCCTTCGCGCCGGTGTGGCCGACGATGGCTGAGTTCGCCGAGTACAACGCGATGCCCCGCTACGTCGTGTCGACGACCCTCGAGGGCGACGACCCGCGCTGGCCGGCCACCGTGCTGCGCTCGCTCGACGACGTCGCCGCGCTCAAGCGGACCGAGGGCGGCCCGATCGCGGTGCACGGCAGCGCGAGCCTGGCCCGCAGCCTCGCCGACGCCGACCTCGTGGACCGCTACCACCTGCTGGTCTTCCCGGTCCTGCTCGGCGCCGGCAAGCGCCTGTTCAGCGAGACCGACCGGGACAAGACCATGCTGCGCCTGGTCGACAGCACGAGCTACCCGAACGGGATCCAGAAGCAGGTCCTCGAGGTCGTGCACTGA
- a CDS encoding DUF6174 domain-containing protein, with protein MHIAPRISRTDAFGASSETYCRTEIRKHRRFKYRAGDQEPVPVRARLPVVTRRRATTLLRSYAFTLTSSCGECGLIGDYRVTVRDGQVSDVDSLNEDYPYEPRLAEVPTLQDLVSMAESARPDQLVKYVVNETGVPASLSLDPVPNGIDDEECYEVVNLLPLT; from the coding sequence ATGCACATCGCCCCGCGGATCTCACGCACCGACGCCTTCGGCGCGAGTTCAGAAACGTACTGTCGTACCGAGATCCGGAAACATCGTCGCTTCAAGTACCGGGCAGGTGATCAGGAACCGGTCCCCGTCCGGGCGCGTCTTCCAGTCGTGACCAGACGACGTGCCACGACCCTCCTAAGGTCATACGCGTTCACTCTGACATCCTCGTGCGGCGAATGCGGCCTGATCGGGGACTACCGGGTCACCGTGCGCGACGGACAAGTGAGCGACGTCGACAGCCTCAACGAGGACTACCCGTATGAGCCCAGGCTGGCTGAGGTTCCAACCCTGCAAGACCTTGTTTCCATGGCTGAGTCCGCCCGACCCGACCAGCTCGTCAAGTACGTGGTGAACGAGACGGGAGTGCCTGCATCGCTCAGCCTCGACCCCGTTCCCAACGGCATCGACGACGAGGAATGCTACGAGGTCGTCAACCTCCTGCCACTGACTTAA
- a CDS encoding class I SAM-dependent RNA methyltransferase, translated as MTRSPRQRRPRGRSRVGERFEVEVGPVAHGGHCVARVPVGGEDPDATRVVFVRHAIPGERVVLEITEGTDGDRFWRADAVEVLASSPDRVEPPCPFAGPGRCGGCDFQHVDLAAQRALKADVVREQLRRLAGLDLPVVVEHVPGDRPENDAGLRWRTRVQYVDLGEGRRGMRRHRSRSVIEVDDCRIAHPEAREPRSGVLTERVGPHEFEVAADGFWQVHPGAPGVLVETVLSMLEPAPGESVLDLYAGVGLFARFLGDAVGPTGRVIAVEGDRAATDHAQANLADLPGVEVACGAVADVLAAAYPDPVDLVVLDPPREGARRPVVEQVVARRPRAVAYVACDPSALARDVAFFAEHGYRLEALRAFDLFPMTHHVECVALLVRTDSDLR; from the coding sequence GTGACGCGCTCCCCGCGGCAGCGCCGGCCGCGCGGACGCTCGCGCGTCGGTGAGCGCTTCGAGGTCGAGGTCGGTCCGGTCGCGCACGGCGGGCACTGCGTGGCCCGGGTCCCGGTCGGCGGCGAGGACCCCGACGCGACCCGGGTGGTCTTCGTCCGGCACGCGATCCCGGGGGAGCGGGTGGTCCTGGAGATCACCGAGGGCACCGACGGCGACCGGTTCTGGCGCGCCGACGCGGTCGAGGTGCTCGCTTCCTCCCCGGACCGGGTCGAGCCGCCCTGCCCGTTCGCGGGCCCGGGACGGTGCGGCGGCTGCGACTTCCAGCACGTGGACCTCGCCGCCCAGCGGGCGCTCAAGGCCGACGTGGTGCGCGAGCAGCTGCGCCGCCTGGCCGGCCTCGACCTGCCGGTCGTCGTCGAGCACGTCCCCGGCGACCGGCCCGAGAACGACGCCGGGCTGCGCTGGCGCACCCGGGTCCAGTACGTCGACCTGGGGGAGGGTCGGCGCGGGATGCGCCGACACCGCTCCCGGTCGGTCATCGAGGTCGACGACTGCCGGATCGCCCACCCCGAGGCCCGCGAGCCGCGCTCCGGCGTCCTCACCGAGCGGGTCGGCCCGCACGAGTTCGAGGTCGCGGCCGACGGCTTCTGGCAGGTGCACCCGGGCGCGCCGGGGGTGCTGGTCGAGACGGTGCTGTCGATGCTCGAGCCCGCACCGGGGGAGTCGGTCCTCGACCTGTACGCCGGCGTCGGGCTCTTCGCCCGGTTCCTCGGCGACGCCGTGGGGCCCACCGGGCGCGTCATCGCGGTCGAGGGCGACCGCGCGGCCACCGACCACGCGCAGGCGAACCTGGCGGACCTGCCCGGGGTGGAGGTCGCCTGCGGCGCCGTCGCCGACGTGCTCGCCGCGGCGTACCCGGACCCGGTGGACCTCGTCGTCCTCGACCCGCCCCGGGAGGGTGCCCGGCGCCCGGTCGTGGAGCAGGTCGTCGCCCGCCGTCCCCGGGCGGTGGCGTACGTCGCCTGCGACCCCTCGGCGCTGGCCCGGGACGTCGCGTTCTTCGCCGAGCACGGCTACCGGCTCGAGGCGCTGCGCGCCTTCGACCTGTTCCCGATGACGCACCACGTCGAGTGCGTCGCGCTGCTGGTGAGAACCGACTCTGACCTGCGGTGA
- a CDS encoding APC family permease — protein sequence MGVGDVSKRILLGRKLRSSQLGETLLPKRIALPVFASDALSSVAYAPDEVFIMLSLAGASAYVWSWKVAIAVALVMAAVIASYRQTVHAYPSGGGDYEVATVNLGRTAGTTVASALLVDYVLTVAVSISSGAQYAASAIPALSGHEPIFACALVLLLMAINLRGIRESGGLFAVPTYLFMVAVLGMCAVGLIRLAMGDLPEVESADLTVAPEPGWDEPLTTIGLLTLLARAFSSGCAALTGVEAISNGVPAFRRPKSRNAATTLLLLGMIAITMMISVIVLARQMGLKLVDPHDLDRLTRDGEPLPEGYDQHTVIAQIADAVFSGFPPGFYLVVTVTGVILVLAANTAFNGFPVLGSILARDGFAPRALGSRGDRLAYSNGIVALAVLAIVLIWAFDAQTTRLIQLYIVGVFFSFTLSQLGMLRHWTRHLATETDPGARARMVRSRAINAIGLAFTSVVLVIVLITKFTEGAWITILAMVFFFVVMRAIRRHYENVEEELAADENDKLMPTRVHAIVLVSKLHKPTLRALAFAKATRPNVLEGVYVATDPDATGRLLEDWDDRNIDVPLKVLHSPYRELIRPIVEYANEIRRANPRGVVAVFIPEYVVGRWWEQLLHNQTALRLKGRLLFSPGVMVISVPFQLRSSEIARERELRDDTRVRAGDLRRGRVAQRDKARQVQK from the coding sequence GTGGGAGTGGGCGACGTCTCGAAACGGATCCTGTTGGGGCGCAAGCTGAGGAGCTCCCAGCTGGGTGAGACGCTGCTGCCCAAACGGATCGCGCTGCCGGTCTTCGCCAGCGACGCGCTCTCCTCGGTGGCCTACGCCCCCGACGAGGTCTTCATCATGCTCTCGCTCGCCGGGGCCTCGGCGTACGTGTGGTCGTGGAAGGTCGCGATCGCGGTCGCGCTGGTGATGGCGGCGGTCATCGCGTCGTACCGCCAGACCGTGCACGCCTATCCCAGCGGCGGCGGCGACTACGAGGTGGCGACTGTCAACCTCGGGCGCACGGCCGGCACGACAGTGGCGAGCGCGCTGCTGGTCGACTACGTGCTCACGGTCGCGGTGTCGATCTCCTCGGGAGCGCAGTACGCCGCCTCGGCGATCCCCGCGCTCAGCGGGCACGAGCCGATCTTCGCGTGCGCGCTGGTGCTGCTGCTGATGGCCATCAACCTGCGCGGCATCCGGGAGTCCGGCGGGCTCTTCGCGGTCCCGACGTACCTGTTCATGGTCGCGGTCCTCGGCATGTGCGCCGTCGGGCTGATCCGGCTCGCGATGGGCGACCTGCCCGAGGTCGAGAGCGCGGACCTCACCGTCGCGCCGGAGCCGGGCTGGGACGAGCCGCTGACGACGATCGGGCTGCTGACGCTGCTGGCCCGCGCGTTCTCCTCGGGCTGCGCCGCGCTGACCGGTGTCGAGGCGATCTCCAACGGGGTTCCCGCCTTCCGCCGGCCCAAGTCGCGCAACGCGGCGACCACGCTGCTGCTGCTCGGGATGATCGCGATCACGATGATGATCAGCGTCATCGTGCTGGCCCGCCAGATGGGCCTCAAGCTGGTCGACCCGCACGACCTGGACCGGCTCACCCGCGACGGCGAGCCGCTGCCCGAGGGCTACGACCAGCACACGGTCATCGCGCAGATCGCGGACGCGGTCTTCAGCGGCTTCCCGCCGGGGTTCTACCTGGTGGTCACGGTCACCGGCGTGATCCTGGTGCTCGCCGCCAACACCGCGTTCAACGGGTTCCCGGTGCTGGGCTCGATCCTGGCCCGCGACGGCTTCGCGCCCCGGGCGCTCGGCTCCCGCGGCGACCGGCTGGCCTACAGCAACGGCATCGTCGCGCTGGCGGTGCTGGCGATCGTGCTGATCTGGGCCTTCGACGCCCAGACCACCCGGCTGATCCAGCTCTACATCGTCGGCGTCTTCTTCTCGTTCACGCTCAGCCAGCTCGGCATGCTCCGGCACTGGACCCGGCACCTCGCCACCGAGACCGACCCGGGGGCGCGGGCCCGGATGGTGCGCTCGCGGGCCATCAACGCCATCGGCCTCGCGTTCACCTCGGTCGTCCTCGTGATCGTGCTGATCACCAAGTTCACCGAGGGTGCCTGGATCACGATCCTGGCGATGGTCTTCTTCTTCGTGGTGATGCGCGCGATCCGCCGCCACTACGAGAACGTCGAGGAGGAGCTGGCCGCCGACGAGAACGACAAGCTGATGCCCACCCGGGTCCACGCGATCGTGCTGGTCTCCAAGCTGCACAAGCCGACCCTGCGGGCGCTCGCCTTCGCCAAGGCGACCCGGCCCAACGTCCTCGAGGGCGTCTACGTCGCCACCGACCCCGACGCCACCGGCCGGCTGCTGGAGGACTGGGACGACCGGAACATCGACGTGCCGCTGAAGGTGCTGCACTCGCCCTACCGCGAGCTGATCCGCCCGATCGTCGAGTACGCCAACGAGATCCGGCGCGCGAACCCGCGCGGCGTGGTCGCGGTCTTCATCCCGGAGTACGTCGTGGGCCGCTGGTGGGAGCAGCTCCTGCACAACCAGACGGCGCTGCGGCTCAAGGGCCGGCTGCTGTTCAGCCCGGGCGTCATGGTGATCTCGGTGCCGTTCCAGCTGCGGTCCTCGGAGATCGCCCGGGAGCGCGAGCTGCGCGACGACACCCGGGTCCGCGCCGGCGACCTGCGCCGTGGCCGGGTGGCCCAGCGGGACAAGGCGCGCCAGGTGCAGAAGTGA
- a CDS encoding potassium channel family protein, translated as MGCGRVGSTLARSLEDRNHTVSVIDSEPDAFRRLGPGFNGDKITGYGFDQAVLEKAGIRRADAFAAVSSGDNSNIIAARVARETFGIQQVVARIYDPGRAEVYQRLGITTVATVKWTADQVLRRLLPAGAEPNFRDPSGTIRLDQVPVPEVWVGQRTIVLQEQAHCRIAWIDRLGEGVLPVRESVIQEGDLLHLVMREDRADQTFKIIERGPEES; from the coding sequence ATGGGCTGCGGCCGCGTCGGCTCGACGCTCGCCCGCAGCCTCGAGGACCGCAACCACACCGTCTCGGTCATCGACAGCGAGCCGGATGCGTTCCGCCGCCTCGGGCCGGGTTTCAACGGTGACAAGATCACCGGCTACGGCTTCGACCAGGCAGTCCTGGAGAAGGCCGGCATCCGCCGCGCCGACGCCTTCGCGGCGGTCTCCTCGGGCGACAACTCCAACATCATCGCCGCGCGTGTCGCGCGCGAGACGTTCGGCATCCAGCAGGTCGTGGCCCGCATCTACGACCCGGGGCGCGCCGAGGTCTACCAGCGCCTGGGCATCACCACCGTGGCCACGGTGAAGTGGACAGCGGACCAGGTGCTGCGCCGGCTGCTGCCCGCCGGGGCGGAGCCGAACTTCCGCGACCCCTCCGGCACGATCCGTCTGGACCAGGTCCCCGTCCCCGAGGTGTGGGTCGGTCAGCGCACGATCGTCCTGCAGGAGCAGGCGCACTGCCGGATCGCCTGGATCGACCGGCTCGGCGAGGGCGTGCTGCCGGTCCGCGAGAGCGTCATCCAGGAGGGCGACCTCCTGCACCTGGTGATGCGCGAGGACCGTGCCGACCAGACCTTCAAGATCATCGAGCGCGGACCCGAGGAGAGCTGA
- a CDS encoding potassium channel family protein — MRVAIAGAGAVGRSIARELIGNGHEVLLIDKKSESIKPERVPDAEWLLADSCELSSLEEARLDKCDVVIAATGDDKANLVTSLLAKTEFGVPRTVGRVNHPNNEWLFTEAWGVDVNVSTPRIMSALVEEAVTVGDLVRLFTFRQGNANLVEMTLPADSPYVGKPAGLIPLPENCALVTILRDGQVYLPDAEQPVEAGDELLFVLPSEGEDVLERLLAPVAHGG; from the coding sequence ATGCGCGTTGCCATCGCCGGAGCAGGTGCGGTCGGCCGGTCGATCGCCCGCGAGCTGATCGGAAACGGCCACGAGGTGCTGCTGATCGACAAGAAGTCGGAGTCGATCAAGCCCGAGCGGGTCCCGGACGCGGAGTGGCTGCTGGCCGACTCCTGCGAGCTGTCCTCGCTGGAGGAGGCGCGCCTGGACAAGTGCGACGTCGTGATCGCCGCGACCGGCGACGACAAGGCCAACCTGGTCACCTCGCTGCTGGCGAAGACCGAGTTCGGCGTGCCCCGGACCGTGGGCCGGGTCAACCACCCCAACAACGAATGGCTCTTCACCGAGGCGTGGGGCGTCGACGTCAACGTCTCGACGCCGCGGATCATGTCCGCGCTGGTCGAGGAGGCCGTCACCGTCGGCGACCTGGTGCGGCTGTTCACGTTCCGGCAGGGCAACGCCAACCTCGTCGAGATGACGCTGCCCGCGGACTCGCCGTACGTCGGGAAGCCGGCGGGCCTGATCCCGCTGCCCGAGAACTGCGCGCTGGTGACGATCCTGCGCGACGGCCAGGTCTACCTGCCCGACGCGGAGCAGCCGGTCGAGGCCGGCGACGAGCTGCTGTTCGTGCTGCCCTCGGAGGGCGAGGACGTCCTCGAGCGGCTGCTGGCGCCGGTCGCGCACGGCGGCTGA